From the Candidatus Methanoplasma cognatum genome, one window contains:
- the mtxX gene encoding methanogenesis marker protein Mmp4/MtxX: MFTVKDLLHSTLPDVRVGIGRGTESGHVENSVRTLNNKGVKIYGDPKELVDDLFSGKIDAAVRGDMPSSALLPILKERAGVEELERLVIMEPPRGRTFFMAPVGIDEGWTTEEKHSIVVRAIELMKELGAGTRIAVMSGGRSGDKGRNRYVDRTIEGAEELVSILQKEGYDSYHAEILIESAVEEADLIIAPDGIAGNLIFRTMHFIGDAIAMGAPVLNIDKVFVDTSRVKTDYMDSIILAMKLAEGKR; encoded by the coding sequence ATGTTCACAGTCAAAGACCTCCTGCACAGCACCCTTCCCGACGTACGCGTGGGGATCGGCCGCGGCACCGAATCCGGACACGTGGAGAACAGCGTCCGCACGCTGAACAATAAAGGCGTTAAGATATATGGCGACCCGAAAGAACTGGTGGACGATCTCTTCTCAGGAAAGATAGACGCGGCGGTCAGAGGGGACATGCCATCCTCCGCCCTGCTGCCAATACTTAAGGAAAGGGCCGGCGTCGAAGAGCTGGAGAGGCTGGTTATAATGGAGCCGCCGAGAGGTCGCACGTTCTTCATGGCGCCGGTCGGTATCGATGAAGGGTGGACAACAGAAGAAAAACACAGCATCGTAGTCAGGGCGATAGAGCTCATGAAGGAATTGGGAGCAGGTACCAGGATAGCCGTTATGTCCGGAGGCAGGAGCGGGGACAAAGGGAGGAACAGATACGTCGACAGGACCATCGAAGGCGCGGAAGAGCTGGTCTCCATCCTCCAGAAGGAAGGATACGATTCCTACCACGCGGAGATACTGATCGAGTCGGCCGTTGAAGAAGCCGATCTGATAATCGCGCCGGACGGGATAGCCGGGAACCTGATCTTCAGGACCATGCACTTCATTGGGGATGCGATAGCCATGGGCGCCCCTGTGCTGAATATAGATAAAGTGTTCGTGGACACCTCCAGGGTGAAGACGGATTACATGGACTCGATAATACTCGCCATGAAACTCGCCGAGGGGAAGAGATGA
- a CDS encoding 6-pyruvoyl tetrahydropterin synthase family protein, with protein MIIEIDGGHTGIGFSSCHFIPMHEKCSRLHGHSYTVRMRLEGEPGENGMVMDFVVLKKKLRSMTAEMDHKVLLPAASDIVRIEERDGSVEVSSCGKRYVFPAEDVLMLDIRTTTAEDMARMMAEKIIGEIDIPGTVKSVSIGLDEERGQTAWYTKVL; from the coding sequence ATGATAATAGAGATAGACGGAGGCCACACCGGGATAGGATTCTCATCCTGCCATTTCATTCCAATGCATGAGAAATGTTCCCGACTCCACGGTCACAGCTACACAGTGAGGATGAGGCTCGAAGGGGAGCCGGGCGAGAACGGCATGGTGATGGATTTCGTCGTGCTGAAAAAGAAACTGAGATCCATGACGGCCGAGATGGACCACAAGGTCCTGCTGCCGGCAGCCTCGGACATTGTCAGGATAGAGGAGAGGGACGGATCCGTCGAAGTATCGTCCTGCGGCAAGAGGTACGTTTTTCCGGCGGAAGACGTACTGATGCTGGACATCCGGACGACCACCGCGGAGGATATGGCCAGGATGATGGCCGAGAAGATAATCGGCGAGATCGATATCCCCGGAACGGTCAAGAGCGTGTCCATAGGGCTGGACGAAGAGCGCGGACAGACAGCGTGGTACACGAAGGTGTTATGA